The window CATCACCCAGAAAGCAGATGTCTACTCTCGCACTCCTAGGAAgctggggaggtagaagcagaatcTAGCCCAACACTGCTAACCTCTATCACTAGCGTGCATCTGCTTTGATCTGGGACCACCTAACCTGTCTGCCTTGCAACTGACTGAACTGGACACCACTATGACGCTTCTGAAGGGAAAAAGGCCACCTTTTCCAGGGACTTGTAGCCACTAAGACTTACACCCTCCATGagttttcccttctctccccatggGACCTGAGCTTCCTCACACCAACCCTGCTTTGGGTGGGGACTTTCCTTCTGCATGTCACCCTTGTGTTTCTTGTTTAAAGGTCAACAGGACCCACGCAGCTTTACACTGACTATCTGTGAGCATGAATTTTCTTATCAGGAAGCACATGGCTtatgagtgcctccaaaaaaaatatGCCTTAAACACTTCCTAAGGCCTAAATGCCCCCTCCAGTGCCATGTCCCCTAGAGGTCTCCCCACCCTCACAGCCTGGTTACTCTGGTCATAAGAAGCAAATATCCCTCTGTTACCAGGATACCAAGCCTTTCCTCGTGTGTGCCTCTCAGCGTACACATGATGTTGGGACACTGGCCAAGGGATCTCTCTCAAGGAGAACAGGGGTGGTTCTCCCAGCTTCCAACTAAGGTCACAGGAATCGTGTTTACCTGTGCGGTGAAGAAGGCTGGAGTGAGGGATCCTGAGGGAAGGGCTGGGCTGTTGAGGGCGATGGAGCCGATGTCGGTGCCGGAGAGCAACAGTTGGGGTGCAGAGATTTCCAAGCCTTTGGGTTTTTTGCCTTTTGGGGGAAGAGATGGAGACCTGGTTTTGGAGCCTGATGACAGATTCAGGGGCTCCAAAGAATCCGAGTCATGGCAGGCTGCCTCCAGGAAGGGGCTTCTATGttcagaagggaggggagagctgggagacagagatggggaccGAGACGAAGAGGGTGACGCAGACGAAACGCTGGCAGCATTTGGCAACATTAAAGAGGAGATCTTGGCTGAGACAGATGAGGCCAGAAAAGCGGATGCCGCCGCGGCCTCAGATGTGGAAGGCAGGGACACCACAGGCCTGGTGATGTGCTTGTCGGTTTTATTGGTCACAAACCTGATcacagtcctgacttcttccacAGGGGGGCTGTCATCACATGGCTCCTCCAGCTTCTCTGTCTTGATGGCCTTGAAGGCCTCCGGGGCGTTCTGCAGGGAGTTGATGGTAAAGGACGAGTATAGGCCTGAGTGGATGTATTCGTTGCGGCTCGTGCTTTTGAGGGAGGACAAGCCATGCTTGTGGACCTCTCGGCCTTCCGGGGACACCTTACAGTCGCTGTCCTGCAGCAGGAGGCTCTCCCGGCTGATCTCTACCGCGTGAGGATCCATTTTTAGGATATCCGGGAAAGAGACGAACTTGTACACAAACTTTTGCCCAATCACTTTCTTGATGATGTTCTGTGAATGCAAAAAGAGGCATTTAAAAGGGGTGAGTCAGAGACATGGAAGGAGGGGGGTACTGGAACGACAAATGTTGGTGCAGCCAAAGCACCACCATATTCCTGACGCCCACAGGTGTCTACAAGAAATGACGTCAGGGACCAAAGGCTCACATATACACTCTGGTCCTGTTGACCAGGAGTTGTAGTGAGGCCTCCAGCCTGTGGCAACTTTCTCATCTATTATCTGTGACAATTTTGTAATAGCAAAAACTACCCCTGAGCTAGCGCTTACTGCGGAGCAGGGATGGTTCAGATCTTAGCGTATAGCGTTTGCAC is drawn from Mastomys coucha isolate ucsf_1 unplaced genomic scaffold, UCSF_Mcou_1 pScaffold4, whole genome shotgun sequence and contains these coding sequences:
- the Elk3 gene encoding ETS domain-containing protein Elk-3 isoform X1, coding for MESAITLWQFLLHLLLDQKHEHLICWTSNDGEFKLLKAEEVAKLWGLRKNKTNMNYDKLSRALRYYYDKNIIKKVIGQKFVYKFVSFPDILKMDPHAVEISRESLLLQDSDCKVSPEGREVHKHGLSSLKSTSRNEYIHSGLYSSFTINSLQNAPEAFKAIKTEKLEEPCDDSPPVEEVRTVIRFVTNKTDKHITRPVVSLPSTSEAAAASAFLASSVSAKISSLMLPNAASVSSASPSSSRSPSLSPSSPLPSEHRSPFLEAACHDSDSLEPLNLSSGSKTRSPSLPPKGKKPKGLEISAPQLLLSGTDIGSIALNSPALPSGSLTPAFFTAQTPSGLLLTPSPLLPSIHFWSSLSPVAPLSPARLQGPNTLFQFPTLLNGHMPVPLPSLDRAPSPVLLSSSSQKS
- the Elk3 gene encoding ETS domain-containing protein Elk-3 isoform X2; protein product: MESAITLWQFLLHLLLDQKHEHLICWTSNDGEFKLLKAEEVAKLWGLRKNKTNMNYDKLSRALRYYYDKNIIKKVIGQKFVYKFVSFPDILKMDPHAVEISRESLLLQDSDCKVSPEGREVHKHGLSSLKSTSRNEYIHSGLYSSFTINSLQNAPEAFKAIKTEKLEEPCDDSPPVEEVRTVIRFVTNKTDKHITRPVVSLPSTSEAAAASAFLASSVSAKISSLMLPNAASVSSASPSSSRSPSLSPSSPLPSEHRSPFLEAACHDSDSLEPLNLSSGSKTRSPSLPPKGKKPKGLEISAPQLLLSGTDIGSIALNSPALPSGSLTPAFFTAQTPSGLLLTPSPLLPSIHFWSSLSPVAPLSPARLQGPNTLFQLLAHRWSHTSVVTDGLVTRCQSTHANKRC